Part of the Paenibacillus guangzhouensis genome is shown below.
ATATCATCCCACTGTCCATCTACGGATGGAACGTTTTTTCTGGACAATCTGACTCCACCACTTCGATGCCGTAATCACGAACTCTAAGCAAGTCATAACCTCTATTCGTATGAATCTCAATCCACTGCGTCTCCTCTGTTAGCTTGACTGTTTTGTGTACTTTTCCATCTAATTGAATTTGTGCATATGTTTCCCCTTGGGAAATCTCTTCAGGGAAGAGTTGTAATGTACAGATACCGTAAATAATCGCTGCGACAATTAGTAGAATGGAGATGAAGATAACATCTCCTTTTTTAAATTTGATTTGATTCAACTTGCTCACATCACTTTATAAATCTCGACACCTTCAAGTTTTTGTTCTTTCCATTTACTACACATCAATCCACTCATAAAGAGGATACTAATAACGATAACAGCCATACTTGTCCATTGAGCTGCCGTCCATCCTAGAGTATACTTTGGCGTATCGCCTCGCATGAATTCCAAGAAGAACCGTCCAGCGCTGTAAAAGATATTGTAGGAAAGAAAGATAAATCCTCGCGGCCACTTTACATTTTAAGGCTTATTAAGATTGCGAATACGACGATATTCCATTGCATTTCATAGAGTTCAGCCGGCCATAACGGTTGAGACCCATACGTATCATAAGCCAGAGTACCTTCGGGAACAGCCCCGCAAGGAATCCACCGATTAACCCACCTTGAATGGAAAGACCTCCATTCCAAATTTGAAAAGCTTCAAGAACATGTTTGGCGTAATAATCTCCTTGAAAGAAGAGCACTTCCCACAAACGAGCCCCTACAATCCCACCTACGATGATATAGATCAATAGGTCAGAAAGGTGCTTTCGATAGACCGTACCCCGAGCAAGATAATAAGCAACGCATGAAGATAGAAAAATGGCGACTGCAATCATAAGACCGTATGAACGAATAGGGAAATTCCCGATATGAAATAAAATAACCTGCACGACTCGTAATCCTCCTAACTTCGATTCATGTCAAACCGTTGTTTCAATCTTACATAAAAAATATGTTGAATCTGTGAAGGTAGGAATTTTTATCATTTCGTCACATAAAACAGAAGCTTAACAATATAGACAAGTCTCTATTTGCTGATTATCTTTAGACTCACCTCATGGATAGGCCGTAAGATTTCAGAGAAACGATGAAGAAAATGTGTGGATTTATATGAATAGGATATATCTAAAAACTCCTGTAGCATAAATACCTACAGGAGTTTCATTTTAACTATTCTGGTTTGTTGCCCACACTCGGGTCAGGTGTATAGTTACTTTGGAAGTCTTTATACATGACATCGGTTACCATCCCTGCAGATGCGTGGTGCAGATCGTGGCAATGGAACATCCAATCCCCTGGATTATCCGCCTCGAAAGCCACAACATATTGTTCGCCTGGCTTTACATTAAGGGTATCTTTGATGACAGGCGTCCCTTCAAGTGGTATGCCATTTTTGCTTAGAACTTGGAAGAAATGTCCGTGAAGGTGCATTGGATGATCATCGGTCTTGGATTTATTCACAAAGGTAACCTTCACCTTATCCCCTTTCTTAACATTAATGTGATCTGTATTTGGGAATACCTTTCCATTTATGGTGTAAACCATCTCTCCATCCTTCATTTCGGTATTTAGATTCAGTAGCACGTCTTGATCAAAGGTTTGATTCAAGGAGAACTTCGTCTCGGCTTGTTTACCATATTTCATGAGATCAAATAGAGGTAACTTTTCAGATGCGTTCGATGCATCGGACTGTACGGTTGAACCTTCATATGCAATAATGGCTCTCATGTTTTTCACTTTATCGTCGCTTCCATGCTCTTCAAGCAGCCAAGTGCCAGGATTATTCGCTGTAAATTCTAAGTCGTATCGCTCACCTGGAGCGATAGCAATTCCTTGATCTGTAATGACAGCAGGACTATTCACAGGCTGTCCGTCTGAGGCAATTACCTTGAATTCATGCCCGTGAAGATGCATAGTATGTGTGATGTAACCCGCATTAATGAGGCGAATACGAACTTTGTCGCCCTCCTTAACAACTAGCTTCTCTACTGCATTACCGCTTTTCCCGTTGATCGTATATAGATCGTACATGCTCATATCGTGACCTTCCATACTTCCCATTTCACTCATGTTCATTTCGCTATGATCCGCATCATCATCTGTACCCATATTCATTTGACTATGATCCATGCCTTCCATGTTGCCCCTATCCATGTTGCTCATGTTCGTATCACCAGAGCTTACCCACTCATCAAGCATTAGCGTGTAATCCCGATCGTAGCTCTCGTTCGGATCTTCCACAATTAACGAACCGTATAGCCCTTTATCGAGCTGATTAACGCTATCTTGATGCGAATGATACCAGTAGGTACCTGGAATGGTGGCCTTAAATTCATACGTAAACGTTTTTCCAGCCACAACCGCATCTTGTGTTACCCCCGGAATCCCATCCATGTTATTCGGAACAGGATAACCATGCCAATGAATTGAAACAGGTTCCTTCAGTTCATTATTCAAATTAATTTTTACCGTGTCGCCTACTTTGACACGAATCTCCGGTCCGGGTACAGAGTTATTGAATGCCCATACAGGCAATGTCTTATCATCAGATACTTTCAGATTGCTTGCTTGTGCGGTAATGGTATACTCTTTTCCATCCACTTTAGGTGTTTCTTTCGTGAGCATATTGTTATCTGCAATGGATGGACCTTTTGTGGTATTCTGAGTGTTGCTCATATTCATTTTGGAATGATCCATTCCTTCCATGTCGTCCTTACCACTAGAATTCGAACATCCTGTTATTACGATGCTTATCGCACCGATCGCAAGTAATATTTTTATCTTCCCTGTCATTATCATGAACCTCCACTTCATTTTGATTGTTT
Proteins encoded:
- a CDS encoding NusG domain II-containing protein is translated as MSKLNQIKFKKGDVIFISILLIVAAIIYGICTLQLFPEEISQGETYAQIQLDGKVHKTVKLTEETQWIEIHTNRGYDLLRVRDYGIEVVESDCPEKTFHP
- a CDS encoding prolipoprotein diacylglyceryl transferase; translated protein: MQVILFHIGNFPIRSYGLMIAVAIFLSSCVAYYLARGTVYRKHLSDLLIYIIVGGIVGARLWEVLFFQGDYYAKHVLEAFQIWNGGLSIQGGLIGGFLAGLFPKVLWLMIRMGLNRYGRLNSMKCNGISSYSQS
- a CDS encoding multicopper oxidase family protein, translated to MTGKIKILLAIGAISIVITGCSNSSGKDDMEGMDHSKMNMSNTQNTTKGPSIADNNMLTKETPKVDGKEYTITAQASNLKVSDDKTLPVWAFNNSVPGPEIRVKVGDTVKINLNNELKEPVSIHWHGYPVPNNMDGIPGVTQDAVVAGKTFTYEFKATIPGTYWYHSHQDSVNQLDKGLYGSLIVEDPNESYDRDYTLMLDEWVSSGDTNMSNMDRGNMEGMDHSQMNMGTDDDADHSEMNMSEMGSMEGHDMSMYDLYTINGKSGNAVEKLVVKEGDKVRIRLINAGYITHTMHLHGHEFKVIASDGQPVNSPAVITDQGIAIAPGERYDLEFTANNPGTWLLEEHGSDDKVKNMRAIIAYEGSTVQSDASNASEKLPLFDLMKYGKQAETKFSLNQTFDQDVLLNLNTEMKDGEMVYTINGKVFPNTDHINVKKGDKVKVTFVNKSKTDDHPMHLHGHFFQVLSKNGIPLEGTPVIKDTLNVKPGEQYVVAFEADNPGDWMFHCHDLHHASAGMVTDVMYKDFQSNYTPDPSVGNKPE